In Salmo trutta unplaced genomic scaffold, fSalTru1.1, whole genome shotgun sequence, one DNA window encodes the following:
- the LOC115187324 gene encoding DNA-directed RNA polymerase III subunit RPC4: MTDPNSNTDFMAGYSGITRLNVAGSGLPRRTVLNSPPPPGRLTSLRSRDLTLGGFKKVIPNGNAHTKTFVPNVHSLRKSKDELKEEAHVAPTKDRRVREDRHRERRAERESAPLKPFSPTPSLNRVLQTHGVERDRP; encoded by the exons ATGACTGATCCAAACAGCAACACGGACTTTATGGCTGGCTACTCCGGTATCACCAGACTAAATGTAGCTGGCAGTGGGTTACCTCGTCGGACTGTGCTGaactctccccctcctccaggCAGACTGACGTCCCTGCGGTCCCGGGACCTGACTCTGGGCGGGTTCAAAAAGGTGATACCCAATGGGAACGCTCATACG AAAACCTTCGTACCCAATGTCCATTCTCTGAGGAAAAGTAAAGATGa GTTAAAGGAAGAGGCCCATGTTGCACCAACGAAGGACAGAAGAGTGAGGGAGGACAGGCACAGGGAGagaagagcggagagagagagcgcccccCTCAAACCATTCAGTCCCACTCCATCTTTGAACAGGGTCCTGCAGACACA tggggtggagagggaccGACCTTAG